Proteins co-encoded in one Marinobacter qingdaonensis genomic window:
- a CDS encoding DNA-3-methyladenine glycosylase I has protein sequence MSFARIYEQAVARKGGEAALRTLLPPLADPGHLEALTDDRYLAEVTKCIFRAGFVWRVINQKWPDFEAAFEGFVPLYWQQVPPEVLERLAQDERIVRNMQKIRTVPENARMIVDAARDHGSFGRFLAHWPSDDQVGLLLWLKRHGARLGGATAQYFLRSVGWDGFILSRDVVAGLRREELLDASPGSKKALDQAQAAFNRWHEETGLPYSHLSRILSFTVES, from the coding sequence ATGAGTTTTGCACGAATCTACGAGCAGGCCGTGGCCCGCAAGGGCGGCGAGGCGGCGCTGCGGACCCTGCTGCCGCCCCTGGCGGACCCGGGCCATCTGGAGGCGCTCACCGACGATCGCTATCTGGCCGAGGTAACCAAGTGCATCTTCCGGGCCGGGTTCGTCTGGCGGGTGATCAACCAGAAGTGGCCGGATTTCGAGGCCGCCTTCGAGGGCTTCGTGCCGCTGTACTGGCAGCAGGTGCCGCCGGAGGTGCTGGAACGGCTGGCCCAGGACGAGCGCATCGTCCGCAACATGCAGAAAATCCGCACCGTGCCGGAGAACGCGCGGATGATCGTCGACGCCGCCCGGGACCACGGTAGCTTTGGCCGGTTCCTGGCGCACTGGCCGTCGGACGACCAGGTCGGCCTGCTGCTCTGGCTCAAGCGCCACGGCGCCCGCCTGGGGGGCGCTACCGCCCAGTATTTTCTGCGCAGCGTGGGTTGGGACGGCTTCATCCTGTCCCGGGATGTGGTCGCGGGCCTGCGCCGGGAGGAGTTGCTGGACGCCTCGCCTGGCAGCAAGAAAGCCCTGGACCAGGCCCAGGCCGCGTTCAACCGCTGGCACGAGGAAACCGGCCTGCCGTACAGCCACCTGTCCCGCATTCTGTCCTTTACGGTCGAGAGCTGA
- a CDS encoding ABC transporter ATP-binding protein: MTALATRELIIDIPGRRSGRPLTLGLEPGQVWGVLGPNGVGKSTLMHTLAGLRPARAGEVRVGGQALAGVKRKTLAQKLGLVFQDRLDGFPATVLETALIGRHPWLRPWQMESRADRELAEQALSALDVIHLRDRLVHTLSGGERQRVAIATLMTQSPDIWLLDEPTNHLDLHHQVAAMELLTGQASAGRTVFMCLHDLNLAARWCDHLLLLFPDGEACWGQAENMLVPAALEQLYGQKLVTVQADGAPVFVPAR; the protein is encoded by the coding sequence ATGACCGCTCTGGCCACCCGCGAGCTGATCATCGACATCCCCGGACGCCGGTCCGGCCGGCCCTTGACCCTGGGCCTGGAGCCGGGGCAGGTGTGGGGGGTGCTGGGCCCGAACGGGGTTGGCAAGAGCACCCTGATGCACACCCTGGCCGGACTGCGCCCGGCCCGAGCCGGCGAGGTCCGGGTCGGTGGCCAGGCCCTGGCCGGTGTGAAGCGCAAGACCCTGGCCCAGAAGCTGGGACTGGTGTTCCAGGACCGGCTCGACGGTTTCCCGGCCACGGTGCTGGAAACCGCCCTGATCGGACGCCATCCCTGGTTGCGGCCCTGGCAGATGGAAAGCCGCGCCGACCGTGAGCTGGCCGAGCAGGCGCTGTCGGCCCTGGATGTCATCCACTTGCGCGATCGGCTGGTACATACCCTGTCCGGTGGCGAACGCCAGCGCGTGGCCATCGCCACCCTGATGACCCAGTCGCCGGACATCTGGCTGCTGGACGAGCCCACCAACCATCTGGACCTGCACCACCAGGTCGCGGCCATGGAGCTGCTGACCGGGCAGGCCAGTGCCGGACGGACCGTGTTCATGTGCCTGCACGACCTGAACCTGGCGGCGCGCTGGTGTGACCACCTGTTGCTGCTGTTCCCCGACGGTGAGGCCTGCTGGGGCCAGGCCGAGAACATGCTGGTGCCGGCGGCGCTGGAGCAACTCTATGGCCAGAAACTGGTGACGGTGCAGGCGGACGGCGCCCCGGTTTTCGTGCCGGCCCGGTAA
- a CDS encoding iron ABC transporter permease, translated as MVLSVSIGSSAMDLGQTLAVLAGGGTELHQTLILDLRLPRTLSAFATGGLLAVAGALMQVLLRNPLADPYVLGLSGGAAVGALLAMLAGLAGTLVSGSAFAGALLATVLVFGLAHGTGSWTPSRLLLTGVVLASGWGALITLILAMTPASRLPGMLYWLMGDLSHAAAPGPALGILLLICLLVIPLGRTLNVLARGPMQAAALGVSVRPLEWLVYLLASLLTATAVTMAGSVGFVGLVVPHMLRLVLGNDQRLILPACALAGGGLLVLADALARVVIAPEQLPVGVITALVGVPTFLYLLHRSR; from the coding sequence CTGGCGGTCCTGGCTGGGGGCGGCACCGAGCTGCACCAGACCCTGATCCTCGATCTGCGCCTGCCGCGGACCCTCAGCGCCTTTGCCACCGGCGGGCTGCTGGCGGTGGCCGGCGCCCTGATGCAGGTGCTGTTGCGCAACCCCCTGGCCGACCCCTACGTGCTCGGGCTGTCCGGTGGCGCCGCGGTGGGCGCACTGCTGGCCATGCTGGCGGGACTGGCCGGCACCCTGGTGTCCGGCTCCGCCTTTGCCGGGGCGCTGTTGGCCACCGTGCTGGTGTTTGGCTTGGCCCACGGCACCGGCAGCTGGACGCCGTCCCGGCTGCTGCTGACCGGCGTGGTACTGGCGTCCGGCTGGGGCGCGCTGATCACTCTGATCCTGGCCATGACCCCGGCCAGCCGCCTGCCGGGCATGCTGTACTGGTTGATGGGGGATCTGTCCCACGCCGCCGCCCCGGGGCCGGCCCTGGGCATTCTGCTGCTGATCTGCCTGTTGGTGATTCCCCTCGGCCGCACCCTGAACGTCCTGGCCCGTGGCCCCATGCAGGCCGCCGCCCTCGGGGTGTCGGTGCGGCCACTGGAGTGGCTGGTCTACCTGCTCGCCAGCCTGCTGACGGCGACGGCGGTGACCATGGCCGGCAGCGTCGGGTTCGTCGGTCTAGTGGTCCCGCACATGCTGCGCCTGGTGCTGGGCAACGACCAGCGCCTGATTCTGCCGGCCTGCGCCCTGGCCGGCGGTGGCCTACTGGTGCTGGCAGACGCCCTGGCACGGGTTGTCATTGCGCCGGAACAGCTGCCGGTGGGCGTGATCACCGCCCTGGTCGGGGTGCCCACCTTCCTGTACCTGCTGCACCGGAGTCGCTAG